From Vitis vinifera cultivar Pinot Noir 40024 chromosome 3, ASM3070453v1, the proteins below share one genomic window:
- the LOC100245219 gene encoding cytochrome b6-f complex iron-sulfur subunit 2, chloroplastic, with the protein MSPFVGKGKGLKIKCQATSIPANRVPDMGKRKLMNLLLLGVVSLPSAGMLIPYATFFAPPGTGSAGGGTVAKDALGNDVIADEWLKTHGPGDRTLTQGLKGDPTYLVVEDDKTLATYGINAVCTHLGCVVPWNTAENKFICPCHGSQYNNQGRVVRGPAPLSLALAHADIDDGKVVFIPWVETDFRTGEDPWWA; encoded by the exons ATGAGTCCATTTGTGGGGAAGGGAAAGGGCTTGAAGATCAAGTGCCAGGCCACCAGCATTCCGGCCAATCGAGTTCCTGACATGGGCAAGAGAAAGCTCATGAACTTGCTTTTGTTGGGTGTTGTTTCCCTCCCCTCAGCTGGCATGTTGATTCCTTATGCCACCTTCTTTGCACCTCCTGG AACAGGATCTGCTGGAGGTGGTACTGTGGCCAAGGATGCACTTGGAAATGATGTCATTGCAGATGAATGGCTTAAGACTCATGGCCCTGGTGACAGAACCCTAACACAAGGGTTGAAG GGAGACCCCACCTACCTTGTTGTGGAGGATGACAAAACCCTTGCCACCTATGGTATTAACGCGGTCTGCACCCATCTTGGGTGTGTTGTGCCGTGGAATACAGCTGAGAACAAGTTCATCTGCCCATGCCATGGATCTCAGTACAACAACCAAGGCAGGGTTGTCAGAGGACCTGCTCCTCTG TCATTGGCGCTGGCGCATGCAGATATTGATGACGGGAAGGTAGTGTTTATTCCTTGGGTTGAGACAGATTTCAGAACAGGTGAAGATCCATGGTGGGCCTAA
- the LOC100255511 gene encoding uncharacterized protein LOC100255511, producing the protein MTNVIPEKVEKLWDEWNLRGSILFSLFLQILLIFCAPTRKWRGNTFVTLINWSAYLLADWVAAFAVGLIANSQNNMKNKCEMPVQTEDLLALWAPFLLLHVGGPDAITAFSLEDNELWIRHLFGLLIQLIAVGYVILQALPSELWIPTSLMLLAGIIKYAERTRALYLGCLGNFKASILPPADAGPEATDYARLMEGYSSKKIVHVPAYIKVQTEFRASADYAVRPKRLSDLDVVEGGFKYFNIFKGLIVDLMFTFQERKDSRRYVFARNTEDAFKVLEVELNFMYDALYTKMVVVNGNIGYCLRFVCSTCLVASLERFAAHHKQKNGGHPPNQAKMHPFDVYVTYALLIGAICLDSIAVIKLIFSDWTIVLLRCRRTKEFLLKTRKRLTIYRIGSWSKTFGGRWSNSMSQHSLVRYCLKERFKWIDVTVDWLGLRDILDEIQYKDHIDVPDDLKIFICEELKEKAKKAKNSKTAREICSGRGDWVLSQSACQSLIWSVDGEYDKSLLLWHIATDLCFYEMLSSTHTDPEVGHQLSKEGSFDNRRKFSKFLSDYILYLLVMRPTMMSAVAGIGQIRFRDTCEEAKKFFRRKDIIPGGKFKESSLLSWFKKFFPSSTGQSEPKCSMPWSWLEKFSSETKNELMREKIVEEACKALLLIETVVKPIEVKGDRSKSVLFDACILAKELKKMDERKRWKVMSEVWVELLSYAASRCGANTHVQQLSKGGELVTFVWLLMTQLGLGDQFRVETGHARPKMLVHK; encoded by the coding sequence ATGACTAACGTCATTCCTGAAAAGGTCGAGAAATTATGGGATGAATGGAATCTCCGGGGTTCCATTCTTTTCAGTCTTTTCCTCCAGATATTGCTAATTTTTTGTGCGCCAACGCGAAAGTGGAGAGGAAACACATTTGTGACCCTCATTAACTGGTCAGCCTACTTGCTGGCCGACTGGGTGGCAGCCTTTGCAGTGGGTCTCATTGCCAACAGCCAAAATAACATGAAAAACAAATGTGAGATGCCAGTTCAAACCGAGGACCTTCTGGCTTTGTGGGCTCCTTTTCTACTGCTACACGTTGGTGGCCCTGATGCCATCACTGCTTTCTCCCTCGAAGATAATGAGCTCTGGATCAGGCATTTGTTCGGGCTCCTTATCCAGCTTATTGCCGTTGGTTATGTCATCCTACAGGCTCTCCCAAGTGAGCTCTGGATCCCAACAAGCCTTATGTTATTGGCTGGGATTATCAAATATGCTGAGCGGACTCGTGCTTTGTATTTGGGGTGCTTGGGTAATTTCAAGGCCAGCATTCTTCCACCTGCTGACGCTGGTCCAGAGGCCACGGACTATGCTCGACTCATGGAGGGATACAGCTCAAAGAAAATTGTCCATGTTCCGGCTTATATTAAGGTACAGACAGAATTTCGAGCTTCTGCAGATTATGCTGTTCGACCTAAGCGCCTTTCCGACCTTGATGTGGTGGAAGGTGGGttcaaatatttcaatatttttaagggTCTGATTGTCGACCTCATGTTTACCTTCCAAGAGCGGAAGGATAGTCGACGGTACGTCTTCGCAAGAAATACAGAAGATGCCTTCAAAGTGTTGGAAGTTGAACTCAACTTCATGTACGATGCCCTCTACACCAAGATGGTTGTGGTGAATGGGAATATCGGCTACTGTCTCCGCTTCGTTTGCTCTACTTGCCTAGTGGCTTCCTTGGAGCGATTTGCAGCTCATCATAAGCAGAAAAATGGTGGGCATCCGCCCAACCAGGCCAAAATGCACCCCTTCGACGTTTATGTTACCTATGCCTTGCTCATTGGTGCCATCTGCCTGGACTCTATAGCTGTCATCAAGCTCATTTTTTCTGACTGGACTATAGTTCTACTCAGATGCCGTAGAACCAAAGAGTTTCTTCTTAAAACACGTAAAAGACTCACCATCTACAGAATAGGCAGCTGGTCCAAAACTTTTGGTGGGAGGTGGTCCAATTCTATGTCACAGCACAGTTTGGTTCGTTACTGCCTGAAGGAGCGGTTCAAATGGATCGACGTAACTGTGGATTGGCTTGGACTTAGGGATATTCTGGATGAGATTCAATACAAAGACCACATAGACGTTCcagatgatttaaaaatatttatttgcgAAGAGCTGAAGGAAAAGGCCAAGAAAGCAAAGAATTCAAAAACTGCCAGGGAGATATGTTCAGGGCGAGGTGATTGGGTTCTCTCACAGAGCGCTTGTCAGTCCCTGATATGGAGTGTTGATGGTGAATATGATAAGAGTCTTTTACTGTGGCATATAGCTACTGATCTCTGCTTTTATGAAATGCTGTCATCAACACATACAGACCCTGAAGTTGGACATCAGCTATCAAAAGAAGGAAGCTTTGATAATAGACGCAAGTTCAGTAAATTCTTGTCAGACTACATATTATATCTTTTGGTCATGAGGCCTACAATGATGTCTGCAGTGGCAGGTATTGGGCAAATTAGGTTTCGAGACACTTGTGAGGAAGCAAAGAAGTTTTTTCGCAGAAAGGATATCATTCCTGGaggaaaatttaaagaaagctcTTTGTTATCGTGGTTTAAGAAGTTTTTCCCCAGTTCCACAGGACAATCTGAACCAAAGTGTTCTATGCCATGGTCATGGCTGGAGAAGTTTTCTTctgaaacaaaaaatgaattgaTGCGGGAAAAAATAGTAGAGGAAGCCTGTAAAGCTCTACTTCTGATAGAAACTGTTGTTAAGCCCATTGAAGTGAAGGGTGATAGAAGCAAATCAGTGTTGTTTGACGCATGTATTCTTGCAAAGGAACTCAAAAAAATGGACGAAAGGAAGAGGTGGAAGGTAATGAGTGAAGTATGGGTGGAATTGTTGTCTTATGCTGCAAGTCGATGCGGAGCAAATACTCATGTCCAGCAGTTGAGCAAAGGTGGAGAACTTGTTACTTTTGTTTGGTTACTAATGACCCAGTTAGGCTTGGGAGATCAGTTCCGGGTAGAGACTGGCCATGCTAGACCAAAAATGCTTGTGCACAAGTAA